A region of Sesamum indicum cultivar Zhongzhi No. 13 linkage group LG7, S_indicum_v1.0, whole genome shotgun sequence DNA encodes the following proteins:
- the LOC105166424 gene encoding HSP-interacting protein-like — MGKQSGKNKKSHGDKSGESNFRHAKANENGGRTYDKDTAVFILMSQELKDEGNRLFQKRDYEGAMLKYEKAIKLLPRNHIDVSYLRSNMAACHMQLGISEYPRAIHECNLALEVTPKYSKALLKRARCYEALNRLDLALRDVGTVLKIEPNNLMAIEIAERVKKTIERQGSRENEIPMDLVPLPEYLEPPPLPQPKVPKEKARKKKSNNVEEKRVDGKAEESKDEKGRDEKESKDEKERDEKERKDEKERHEKERKDEKKRDEKERKEEKKRDDKEHKGEKRKNEKENKDEKGRAEKEVKRKTGGEKPDLHVVMRKTEDEVEEKKTEDKLVVEEEKLSNSTEEEPKRTVKLVFGEDIRWAKIPFNCNFMKLREIISERFPTSKAVLVKYRDQEGDLVTITNTEELRMAEASAEHCSVKLYVVEVKPDQDTLFKKVRKGEVEDNLKMRNITQNGQIGKRKEVPSESACISDWIIQFAQFFKNYVGFDVDAYIDLHEIGMKLYSDAMEDTVTSEEAQVLFSSAAEKFQEMAALALFNCGNVYMSRARKRLYFTEDSSRESVFRQVKSSYDWAQTEYTKAGKKYEEALKIKPDFYEAVLALGQQQFEQAKLSWYYAIGNDVDLESWPSTEVLELYNKAEENMEKGMQMWEDAEEKRVIEFSQPNKIEPLLQKMKLDKLLKHVSADEAAEQAANIRSQIHVLWGTILYERSIMEFKLGLPVWHECLEVAIEKFELAGASSTDIAVMIKNHCSNDTALEGVGFNIDEIVQAWNEMYEAKKWQSSVPSFRLEPLLRRRVSKLYHVLEHA; from the exons ATGGGGAAACAGAGTGGAAAGAATAAGAAATCTCATGGAGATAAATCGGGTGAATCGAATTTCAGGCATGCTAAGGCGAATGAGAATGGCGGAAGAACTTATGACAAGGACACAGCCGTATTCATTTTGATGTCGCAGGAGTTGAAGGATGAAGGAAATAGGTTATTTCAGAAGAGGGACTATGAAGGTGCCATGTTGAAGTATGAGAAAGCCATAAAGTTGCTTCCGAGGAACCACATAGATGTATCCTATCTTAGGAGTAATATGGCTGCATGCCATATGCAGTTGGGTATTAGTGAGTATCCGAGGGCGATCCATGAGTGCAATTTGGCTCTTGAAGTCACGCCGAAGTACAGTAAGGCACTATTGAAGAGAGCTAGGTGTTATGAAGCATTGAACAGGCTAGATTTGGCACTGAGAGATGTTGGCACAGTGCTGAAGATTGAACCGAACAATCTCATGGCAATTGAAATTGCAGAAAGGGTGAAAAAAACAATCGAGAGACAGGGTTCAAGGGAAAATGAAATTCCTATGGATTTGGTGCCGTTACCTGAGTATTTGGAGCCACCTCCTTTACCTCAACCCAAAGTACCGAAAGAGAAAGCacggaaaaagaaaagcaacaaTGTAGAGGAGAAGAGAGTTGATGGGAAGGCTGAGGAAAGTAAGGACGAGAAAGGAAGAGATGAGAAGGAAAGTAAGGAcgagaaagaaagagatgagaaggaaagaaaggaCGAGAAAGAAAGACATGAGAAGGAACGAAAGGACgagaaaaaaagagatgaGAAGGAACGTAAGgaggagaaaaaaagagatgaCAAGGAACATAAGGgcgagaaaagaaaaaatgagaagGAAAATAAGGATGAGAAAGGAAGAGCTGAGAAGgaagttaaaagaaaaactggaGGAGAAAAACCTGATCTTCATGTTGTAATGAGGAAAACTGAGGATGAGgtagaggaaaagaaaaccGAGGACAAGTTGGTCGTGGAGGAAGAAAAGTTAAGTAATAGCACAGAGGAAGAGCCTAAACGAACAGTGAAATTAGTATTTGGAGAAGACATAAGATGGGCTAAGATTCCTTTCAACTGCAACTTTATGAAACTTAGGGAAATTATTTCTGAACGGTTTCCCACCTCTAAGGCTGTTCTGGTTAAGTATAGGGATCAAGAAGGTGATTTGGTTACCATCACCAATACAGAAGAACTGAGGATGGCTGAAGCATCTGCAGAGCATTGTTCTGTGAAGCTGTATGTCGTTGAAGTTAAGCCAGATCAAGATACTCTATTTAAAAAGGTTAGAAAGGGTGAAGTAGAAGACAATCTTAAGATGAGAAATATTACTCAAAATGGacaaataggaaaaagaaaggaagtaCCCAGTGAGTCAGCTTGTATAAGTGATTGGATCATTCAGTTTGCgcaattcttcaagaattatGTTGGATTTGATGTTGATGCTTATATTGATCTCCATGAGATTGGAATGAAGCTCTATTCAGATGCTATGGAAGACACAGTCACTAGTGAAGAGGCTCAAGTCCTTTTCAGCTCTGCCGCAGAGAAATTCCAGGAGATGGCAGCTCTAGCCTTGTTCAACTGTGGAAATGTTTATATGTCCAGGGCAAGAAAGAGGTTATATTTTACAGAAGATTCTTCCAGAGAATCTGTGTTCAGACAGGTCAAGTCTTCATATGATTGGGCGCAGACGGAGTATACTAAAGcgggaaaaaaatatgaggaaGCTCTAAAAATTAAACCAGATTTCTATGAAGCTGTTCTTGCTCTTGGGCAGCAACAGTTTGAGCAGGCAAAACTCTCTTGGTATTATGCAATTGGCAATGATGTCGATCTGGAATCATGGCCTTCAACAGAAGTCCTTGAGCTTTACAACAAGGCTGAGGAAAACATGGAAAAGGGAATGCAGATGTGGGAGGATGCAGAGGAAAAACGTGTAATTGAGTTTTCCCaaccaaataaaattgaacctCTGTTGCAGAAAATGAAACTGGACAAGTTGTTGAAACATGTGTCAGCAGATGAAGCCGCAGAGCAGGCTGCAAACATTCGGTCTCAGATACATGTATTATGGGGCACCATTCTATATGAAAGATCGATtatggagttcaaactaggACTTCCTGTGTGGCACGAGTGTCTTGAGGTTGctattgaaaaatttgaacttGCTGGTGCTTCTTCTACCGATATTGCTGTTATGATAAAGAATCATTGTTCCAATGACACGGCACTAGAAG GTGTAGGATTCAACATTGACGAAATAGTACAGGCATGGAATGAAATGTATGAAGCAAAAAAGTGGCAGAGCAGCGTTCCCTCATTCCGATTAGAGCCACTACTTCGGCGACGAGTTTCAAAACTCTATCATGTCCTGGAACATGCATAG
- the LOC110012324 gene encoding uncharacterized protein LOC110012324: MSQLGNSVILRYVIRGGLTTPSASTPYGPWLKALVPTRNRPNARPPLGVAAHVPHHQIEELGRKKDPAIFVDFANSSWRGMQDLQGGLMAENAGQTLRNIGLWPDVSNKETKA, encoded by the exons ATGTCACAACTAG GAAACTCAGTCATATTGCGTTACGTAATTCGAGGAGGGCTTACTACACCCAGCGCAAGTACGCCATATGGCCCATGGCTCAAAGCCCTAGTACCAACTAGGAACAGGCCTAATGCACGACCTCCATTAGGGGTCGCGGCACATGTGCCACATCATCAAATCGAAGAACTAGGGAGGAAGAAAGACCCGGCCATATTTGTGGATTTTGCTAACTCTAGCTGGAGGGGCATGCAGGACCTGCAGGGAGGATTGATGGCGGAGAACGCGGGGCAAACGTTGAGGAACATCGGGCTATGGCCTGATGTTAGCAATAAGGAAACCAAGGCTTGA
- the LOC105166501 gene encoding putative UPF0481 protein At3g02645, with amino-acid sequence MSPDSIFSSVESEQRWVLAMEKNFPQQHVLDIDFDIPSCVFRVSKILTEAKPEAYAPQHLGLGPYHHLRPDLYIMQKQKLAAVRKFLGQEKLQKFRQVVEDLVQWEPVLRACYDEYLDLDIQTLAWILAIDGLYLVQFLKNYPEMEHLAGDILMLENQIPVILLKKILQVLELVPNDQNDCSLFEEFETLCQAHSPLRLNKQRAIIGDVSQAHLLNRMYYLIVNNRGIQEEEYVSMFSAAVTRIGLNDVVEGVQFLAERGFPGAGIAGQILSAVQKVPWDKILGLFKKGGTDEENPSVQEIDIPSVTQMTEIAGIKFTLTPGGIRDIDFEEKNFYLPVIRVNATTEVVLRNLVAYEAATTEPGSTLELAEYVDLMCGIIDSSKDVEILRNEGIIESELPDDEIAHIFNGIGKSTKKNDNKSNIEEAVDNVNSRYGNLLSVKVKRLLKKYGYASLKFLGVLITIAVLVLLTLQAFCSVFGCGRWFGKITAQSQNLVFSY; translated from the coding sequence ATGTCTCCCGACTCGATTTTCAGCTCTGTCGAAAGCGAGCAAAGATGGGTTCTTGCTATGGAGAAGAATTTCCCTCAACAACACGTCCTGGATATAGATTTCGACATTCCTTCTTGTGTGTTCAGAGTGTCAAAAATCTTGACTGAAGCAAAACCAGAAGCTTACGCCCCTCAGCACCTGGGCCTGGGGCCTTACCACCACCTGCGGCCCGACCTCTACATAATGCAGAAGCAAAAGCTTGCCGCCGTCAGGAAATTTCTGGGCCAGGAAAAGCTGCAGAAGTTTAGGCAAGTGGTTGAGGATCTGGTCCAATGGGAGCCTGTTCTTCGAGCTTGCTACGATGAGTACCTGGATCTTGATATCCAGACGCTGGCCTGGATTCTGGCCATTGATGGTCTATACTTGGTCcagttcttgaagaattatcCCGAAATGGAGCACCTGGCGGGGGATATTCTGATGTTGGAGAACCAAATCCCTGTCATTTTGCTCAAGAAAATTCTTCAAGTTCTTGAACTCGTCCCCAATGATCAGAATGACTGTTCTTTGTTTGAGGAATTTGAAACTCTCTGTCAGGCCCATTCTCCTCTCAGATTGAACAAGCAACGGGCGATAATCGGAGATGTAAGTCAAGCTCACCTGCTGAATCGCATGTATTATTTGATTGTGAACAACAGGGGTATCCAAGAGGAGGAGTACGTCTCCATGTTCTCAGCCGCAGTGACAAGAATTGGACTGAATGATGTTGTCGAAGGCGTGCAATTTCTTGCTGAACGAGGCTTTCCAGGGGCTGGAATTGCAGGCCAAATTCTATCCGCCGTGCAGAAGGTGCCATGGGATAAAATTCTAGGCCTGTTCAAGAAAGGAGGTACTGATGAAGAAAACCCGTCAGTCCAGGAGATCGACATTCCTTCCGTTACACAGATGACTGAAATCGCTGGAATAAAATTCACACTCACACCTGGAGGAATCAGGGACATCGATTTTGAGGAAAAGAATTTCTATCTCCCAGTGATTAGAGTGAACGCTACAACAGAAGTCGTGTTGAGGAATTTGGTGGCTTACGAAGCAGCAACAACCGAACCAGGATCAACCTTGGAGCTGGCCGAGTATGTGGATTTGATGTGTGGAATTATAGACAGTTCCAAGGATGTGGAAATTCTGAGAAACGAGGGGATCATAGAAAGTGAACTGCCTGACGACGAAATTGCCCATATTTTCAATGGGATTGGCAAATCAACGAAAAAGAACGATAATAAATCAAACATCGAAGAGGCCGTTGACAATGTGAACTCAAGATACGGCAATTTACTCAGTGTTAAGGTTAAACGACTCCTGAAGAAATACGGCTACGCTTCGTTGAAGTTTCTTGGTGTGCTTATTACCATCGCAGTGCTGGTGCTGCTTACACTGCAAGCCTTCTGCTCGGTTTTCGGCTGCGGACGCTGGTTCGGCAAGATCACAGCACAAAGCCAGAATCTGGTCTTCTCATATTAG
- the LOC105166425 gene encoding protein S-acyltransferase 24-like, whose amino-acid sequence MASEIEIVEEVESRDHRPQPYSNGGEEAAVAAVAEDESLRNDVYTAAAYGDMEKLQRLVESEGCSVSEPDALGYYALQWAALNNRSAAAQYIIEHGGDINARDHTGQTALHWSAVRGAIQVAELLLQEGARVSAADFNGYQTTHVAAQYGQTAFLCHIVTKWNADPDVPDNDGRSPLHWAAYKGFADCIRLLLYLNAYRGRQDKEGCTPLHWAAIRGNLEACTVLVQAGKKEDLMVTDNTGLTPAQLAADKNHRQVAFFLGNARKLFDKRWDSNSFVGKLSKLGLAPLLWCIIFLMLLAYIHSVVLASNLPRLTAGFGLYAWMGVFFATVGLVLFYRCSSKDPGYIRMNIHDSANMKDDEPLLKIEINNPALLAGNWAQLCATCKIVRPLRAKHCSTCDRCVEQFDHHCPWVSNCIGKKNKWDFFLFLVLEVLAMLITGSVALTRVLTDPLAPSTFGAWISHAGNQHVGALSFLVADFFLLSGVGVLTCVQASQIARNITTNEIANVLRYSYLRGPSGRFRNPYDHGCKKNCSDFLINGYNEDIECIEESTESEGIGMMHMTRNSNLPNGVSHAHQTTNGNGHLVIDVNKNSNSHHGHVHSSHCSHSHSQSQGTVPLGLGIGLGRNVARPAAVS is encoded by the exons ATGGCGTCGGAGATCGAGATAGTGGAGGAGGTGGAATCGAGAGATCATCGCCCACAGCCCTATTCAAATGGCGGAGAGGAGGCGGCGGTGGCAGCCGTGGCTGAAGATGAGAGCTTGAGGAATGATGTGTATACGGCCGCGGCGTATGGAGATATGGAGAAGCTGCAGCGGCTTGTGGAGAGCGAGGGATGCTCGGTTTCTGAGCCCGACGCTCTCGGCTACTACGCTCTTCAGTGGGCGGCCCTTAATAATCGGTCGGCAGCTGCTCAATACATTATTGAG CATGGAGGTGACATTAATGCTCGTGATCATACAGGCCAGACAGCTCTGCACTGGAGTGCAGTGAGGGGTGCAATCCAGGTTGCTGAACTTCTGTTGCAGGAGGGTGCTCGAGTCAGTGCAGCTGATTTTAATGGCTATCAG ACAACTCATGTTGCTGCACAATATGGTCAGACGGCTTTCCTTTGTCATATTGTCACAAAGTGGAATGCTGATCCTGATGTTCCTGATAATGATGGAAGGAGCCCATTACACTG GGCTGCTTACAAGGGATTTGCGGACTGCATACGTCTTTTGTTATACCTAAATGCGTATAGGGGACGGCAGGACAAAGAAG gTTGTACACCTCTGCATTGGGCCGCCATTAGGGGTAATTTAGAAGCATGCACTGTTTTGGTGCAGGCGGGAAAGAAGGAAGATTTGATGGTAACAGATAATACTGGGCTTACACCTGCACAACTTGCTGCTGATAAAAATCACAGACAAGTTGCATTTTTCCTT GGAAATGCTAGAAAGTTGTTTGATAAACGGTGGGATAGCAACAGCTTTGTTGGCAAGCTCTCAAAATTAGGACTTGCTCCATTACTTTGGTGTATAATCTTTCTGATGCTCTTGGCATATATACATTCAGTCGTTTTGG CATCAAATTTACCAAGATTGACAGCTGGCTTTGGTCTTTATGCATGGATGGGCGTATTCTTCGCAACAGTTGGTCTTGTTCTATTTTATAGATGTAGCAG CAAGGATCCTGGCTATATTAGAATGAACATACATGACTCAGCAAACATGAAAGATGAT GAACCTTTGCTGaagattgaaataaataatcctGCTTTGCTAGCTGGAAATTGGGCTCAATTATGTGCAACTTGCAAG ATTGTTCGGCCTCTTCGGGCAAAACATTGTTCCACTTGTGATCGTTGTGTTGAACAATTTGACCATCATTGCCCATGGGTGTCCAATTGCATTGGCAAG AAAAACAAGTGGgatttcttcttgtttcttgtACTGGAAGTTCTGGCAATGCTGATTACTGGATCGGTGGCTCTTACAA GGGTGTTGACTGACCCGTTGGCTCCATCTACATTCGGTGCATGGATAAGCCATGCTGGTAATCAGCATGTTGGCGCTTTGTCATTTTTAGTTGCAGACTTTTTCCTCCTTTCTGGTGTTGGAGTTTTGACTTGTGTACAGGCTTCTCAG ATTGCTCGTAATATTACAACGAATGAAATAGCAAACGTATTGCGGTACAGTTATCTAAGAGGACCAAGTGGTCGATTCCGCAACCCATACGATCATGGCTGCAAGAAGAACTGCTCAGATTTCCTGATAAATGGATACAACGAAGATATCGAGTGTATTGAGGAATCAACTGAATCTGAAGGAATTGGGATGATGCACATGACAAGGAACTCAAACCTCCCCAATGGAGTCAGCCATGCTCATCAAACGACAAATGGAAATGGTCATCTAGTAATCGatgtgaataaaaattcaaattcacatCACGGTCACGTTCATTCTTCTCATTGCAGCCATAGTCATAGTCAGAGTCAGGGTACTGTTCCTTTAGGTTTGGGTATTGGTTTAGGCCGAAATGTTGCACGCCCTGCTGCGGTTTCATGA
- the LOC105166426 gene encoding uncharacterized protein LOC105166426 isoform X2 → MEPKTPPYESRSQSQKSTPPPSSAAARLWRPAAQRNLRNQWSNLNSLRQDWRSAASAGRSHATAIVNSYLSQKYMDGMEFGVLSDMPNIRKKACSKLFKQQELYRGKLLSSYRDMVAIVTRMVNTCKSMRCYLRGTSNSPLAQFSFSLEDDSDSGDCGGIPVFAFYSVASFEELAWEMVRMFVSELNLKRLLVMELLYIYDEKVAKVIGICWSDEFYDGEFDELSLLNLYSEETREPVLPCLRGCKSSTSAVQSKQQQDSNVLQVYLTTWLVEVNIDRCRVDEIFAIVGGEMHVDFS, encoded by the exons ATGGAACCTAAGACTCCTCCATATGAATCCCGTTCACAAAGCCAAAAATCTACACCGCCGCCGTCATCAGCGGCTGCGCGGCTCTGGAGACCGGCTGCTCAGAGGAACCTGAGGAACCAGTGGTCGAACCTCAATTCTCTCCGCCAGGACTGGCGCTCCGCCGCATCGGCCGGCCGCTCTCACGCCACTGCCATCGTCAACTCCTATCTCTCCCAAAA GTACATGGACGGGATGGAATTTGGTGTGTTGAGTGACATGCCTAATATTCGGAAGAAAGCTTGTTCCAAATTGTTCAAGCAACAG GAGCTTTATAGGGGTAAACTGCTGTCATCTTACAGAGATATG GTGGCAATTGTAACCCGTATGGTCAACACTTGTAAATCTATGAGGTGCTATTTGAGGGGGACAAGCAATAGTCCATTAGCTCAGTTTTCTTTCTCCTTGGAGGATGACAGTGACAGTGGCGACTGTGGTGGAATCCCTGTTTTTGCATTCTACTCAGTTGCTTCTTTTG AAGAACTAGCTTGGGAGATGGTACGAATGTTTGTATCAGAATTAAATTTGAAG CGGTTGCTTGTGATGGAATTGCTCTACATCTATGATGAAAAAGTTGCCAAAGTTATTGGGATATGTTGGTCTGATGAATTCTATGATGGAGAATTTGATGAACTGAGTTTACTTAACTTGTACTCCGAAGAAACTCGTGAACCAGTGCTTCCATGCCTTAGAGGCTGCAAATCTAGTACTTCAGCCGTGCAGTCTAAACAGCAGCAAGATAGCAATGTCTTACAG GTTTACTTAACAACCTGGCTCGTAGAAGTGAACATAGATAGATGCAG
- the LOC105166426 gene encoding uncharacterized protein LOC105166426 isoform X1, with translation MEPKTPPYESRSQSQKSTPPPSSAAARLWRPAAQRNLRNQWSNLNSLRQDWRSAASAGRSHATAIVNSYLSQNTTLGARRTLVCWCFGMEVRYMDGMEFGVLSDMPNIRKKACSKLFKQQELYRGKLLSSYRDMVAIVTRMVNTCKSMRCYLRGTSNSPLAQFSFSLEDDSDSGDCGGIPVFAFYSVASFEELAWEMVRMFVSELNLKRLLVMELLYIYDEKVAKVIGICWSDEFYDGEFDELSLLNLYSEETREPVLPCLRGCKSSTSAVQSKQQQDSNVLQVYLTTWLVEVNIDRCRVDEIFAIVGGEMHVDFS, from the exons ATGGAACCTAAGACTCCTCCATATGAATCCCGTTCACAAAGCCAAAAATCTACACCGCCGCCGTCATCAGCGGCTGCGCGGCTCTGGAGACCGGCTGCTCAGAGGAACCTGAGGAACCAGTGGTCGAACCTCAATTCTCTCCGCCAGGACTGGCGCTCCGCCGCATCGGCCGGCCGCTCTCACGCCACTGCCATCGTCAACTCCTATCTCTCCCAAAA TACAACTTTGGGAGCACGACGTACACTTGTTTGCTGGTGCTTTGGTATGGAGGTTAG GTACATGGACGGGATGGAATTTGGTGTGTTGAGTGACATGCCTAATATTCGGAAGAAAGCTTGTTCCAAATTGTTCAAGCAACAG GAGCTTTATAGGGGTAAACTGCTGTCATCTTACAGAGATATG GTGGCAATTGTAACCCGTATGGTCAACACTTGTAAATCTATGAGGTGCTATTTGAGGGGGACAAGCAATAGTCCATTAGCTCAGTTTTCTTTCTCCTTGGAGGATGACAGTGACAGTGGCGACTGTGGTGGAATCCCTGTTTTTGCATTCTACTCAGTTGCTTCTTTTG AAGAACTAGCTTGGGAGATGGTACGAATGTTTGTATCAGAATTAAATTTGAAG CGGTTGCTTGTGATGGAATTGCTCTACATCTATGATGAAAAAGTTGCCAAAGTTATTGGGATATGTTGGTCTGATGAATTCTATGATGGAGAATTTGATGAACTGAGTTTACTTAACTTGTACTCCGAAGAAACTCGTGAACCAGTGCTTCCATGCCTTAGAGGCTGCAAATCTAGTACTTCAGCCGTGCAGTCTAAACAGCAGCAAGATAGCAATGTCTTACAG GTTTACTTAACAACCTGGCTCGTAGAAGTGAACATAGATAGATGCAG